ACCGGCGCGGCACCGGTGCCCGTTCCGCCGCCGAACCCGGCGGTGATGAAGACCATGTGGCTGTTTTCCAGGGCCTGCCGAATCTTATCGCTGTTTTCCCGGGCGGCCTCTTTGCCGATGTCGGGATTGGCACCGGCCCCCAGTCCTTCGGTCAGCTGTTCGCCGATCTGGATGCGGACCTCGGCCCGGGAGACATCCAGGGCCTGGGCGTCTGTGTTGGCCGAGATGAACTTGACGCCCTTGAGGTTGCTGGCGATCATGTTGTTTATGGCGTTCCCCCCTGCGCCGCCGACGCCGATGACCTTGATTTTTGCCGATTTCTCATTTTCAATGTAAGTAAACATGTTCCCCCCCTTTGAATGGTTAACTGCATTTCGGTTGCTATTATTCAAGCTTGATATTTCATGACGGGACCGCCTGCGGGCACCGTTGTTGTCAGATGACGTCTTTGAACCACTTTTTCATGCGGCCCATGATGCCGTTGAATATGTTTTTGTCCCTGATTCTGAATTTTTTCGACGGATGCATCCGGGCGCCGTACAGTACCAGCCCGACGCCTGTAGCGTACATGGGGTTGTTGACGACGTCCACCAGCCCGCTGATGCCGCTGGGCTTTCCCAGCCGGGTCGGCAGGTTGAAGATAGATTCGGCGACATCGGTGATGCCGTCCAGCAGGGCGGTTCCACCGGTGACGACAATCCCCGAGTTGATGGCGTTTTCCATGCCGGCGCGGTATATTTCCCGCTGAATGAGGGTGAAAATTTCCTCCATGCGCGGCTCGAGGATTTCGCCCAGAATCTGGCGGGGCAGCTTCCTGGGATCGCGCCCGCCCATGCCCGGAACTTCGATGGCCTCGTCGCTGTGGATGTTGGCGGACAGGCAGGTTCCGAATTTCGTTTTGATCTTTTCCGCCTCCACCAGGGGCGCCCTCAGACCGATGGCAATGTCATTGGTCAGGTTGTTGCCCCCCAGGGACAGGACAAAGGTATGCTTGATGTTTTTTCCGGAGAAGATGGCCAGGTCGGACGTTCCCCCCCCCAGGTCGAGAAGCGCGGTTCCCAGCTCCTTTTCCTCGTTGGTCAGCACGGCTTCGCCGGAAGCCAGCGACTCCAGCACGATGTCGCAAACATCCAACCCCGATCTGTTGGCGCATTTGACGATGTTGTGGGCCGAGGTCACGGCACCGGTGACGATGTGGATCTTGGCCTCCAGCCGTACGCCGGCCATGCCCACGGGGTTCTGTATGCCCGTCTGCTCGTCGACGATGTACTCCTGGGGCAGCACGTGGATGACCTCGCGGTCCATG
The genomic region above belongs to Deltaproteobacteria bacterium and contains:
- the ftsA gene encoding cell division protein FtsA, with translation MHGQENIVVGLDIGTTKICAVVGEVSHGEINIIGTGTSPSIGLRKGVVVNIESTVESIKKAVEEAELMAGCEISSVYAGIAGGHITGFNSRGIVAIKGPEITKNDVERVIDAARAVAIPMDREVIHVLPQEYIVDEQTGIQNPVGMAGVRLEAKIHIVTGAVTSAHNIVKCANRSGLDVCDIVLESLASGEAVLTNEEKELGTALLDLGGGTSDLAIFSGKNIKHTFVLSLGGNNLTNDIAIGLRAPLVEAEKIKTKFGTCLSANIHSDEAIEVPGMGGRDPRKLPRQILGEILEPRMEEIFTLIQREIYRAGMENAINSGIVVTGGTALLDGITDVAESIFNLPTRLGKPSGISGLVDVVNNPMYATGVGLVLYGARMHPSKKFRIRDKNIFNGIMGRMKKWFKDVI